From a region of the Corallococcus coralloides DSM 2259 genome:
- a CDS encoding NAD(P)-binding protein, producing MKTRIAILGSGCGAMAAAFELTATPERRARYDITVYQQGWRLGGKGASGRDANHWQRIEEHGLHVFMGFYDHAFRLMRDCYREWKDPHAPFQSFQDAVMPQHLITFQEQEQKPDHKGQEWRPWNIKPLVRAGLPGEGASLAEDRSYKDMMRALRDWIFAHAKEAEHREDVLRPLHEAGESIEKLPESFEDARGLDAAKGFDLLFQAEILKGLYFLEQAQQAERAAPPPLEKPEPVRRAQLLFRLGVAALKGWLTDLVRKRKPLDFLLIDKLDFRAWLRKYGATPADAQSAPITALYCLGFATLDGNPRSQNAQASAGVCFHVLLSLLFDCKGAPLWKFRAGMGDILFAPLYEVLRARGVKFEFFQRVQSLGLTPDRSRVGSIQLLQQVKLTGPEYQPLIRIEVEPGKQLPCWPSEPDWKQLVDGEALRKKLADQGLTLESAWCAQQVGERTLRLNEDFDLVVFGISLGSIPSLCGELLKADKRWADMAREVKTVQTQALQLWLTCPIAVLGWSAGPTISTAYVEPFDTWGDMSHLVKVEQGGTGPGAPKSIHYFCGALPDTVPLPPPSDIGFPARMARQVKRNAIQWIMTHLKGLWPLVNPSDASSGMDWRHLADPSDRTGESRMDAQYWRANIDPSERYVLSVPGSAQYRLPAGGSGFTNLFLAGDWVQTRLNAGCAEAAVEGGLNAARAVLKRHPPMPSTPPVPAPR from the coding sequence ATGAAGACACGGATTGCCATCCTGGGAAGCGGATGCGGTGCCATGGCGGCGGCATTCGAGCTGACGGCGACGCCCGAGCGACGCGCACGGTATGACATTACCGTCTATCAGCAGGGGTGGCGGCTGGGCGGCAAGGGGGCCAGCGGCCGCGATGCGAATCATTGGCAGCGCATCGAGGAGCACGGCCTGCACGTCTTCATGGGCTTCTATGACCATGCCTTCCGGCTGATGCGGGATTGCTACAGGGAATGGAAGGATCCGCACGCCCCCTTCCAGTCCTTCCAGGACGCCGTGATGCCCCAGCACCTGATCACCTTCCAGGAGCAGGAGCAGAAGCCGGACCACAAGGGGCAGGAGTGGCGCCCCTGGAACATCAAGCCCCTGGTGCGCGCGGGCCTTCCCGGCGAAGGGGCGTCATTGGCGGAGGACCGCTCCTACAAGGACATGATGCGCGCGCTGCGGGACTGGATCTTCGCCCACGCGAAGGAGGCCGAGCACCGCGAGGACGTGCTGCGCCCCCTGCACGAGGCGGGCGAGAGCATCGAGAAGCTTCCCGAAAGCTTCGAGGACGCGCGGGGCCTGGATGCGGCGAAGGGCTTCGACCTCCTCTTCCAGGCGGAGATCCTCAAGGGACTCTATTTCCTGGAACAGGCCCAGCAGGCGGAGCGCGCAGCACCGCCGCCCCTGGAGAAGCCCGAACCGGTGCGACGCGCCCAGCTGCTGTTCCGCCTGGGCGTGGCGGCCCTCAAGGGTTGGCTCACGGACCTGGTGAGGAAGCGCAAGCCCCTGGACTTCCTCCTCATCGACAAGCTGGACTTCCGTGCCTGGCTCCGGAAGTACGGTGCGACTCCGGCGGACGCGCAGTCCGCGCCCATCACCGCGCTCTACTGCCTGGGCTTCGCCACGCTGGACGGCAATCCCCGCTCCCAGAACGCCCAGGCATCCGCGGGCGTCTGCTTCCACGTCCTGCTGTCTCTGCTGTTCGACTGCAAGGGGGCGCCGCTCTGGAAGTTTCGCGCGGGCATGGGCGACATCCTCTTCGCGCCGCTCTACGAGGTCCTCCGCGCGCGAGGGGTCAAGTTCGAGTTCTTCCAGCGCGTGCAGTCCCTGGGGCTGACCCCTGACCGGTCGCGGGTGGGCAGCATCCAGCTCCTCCAGCAGGTGAAGCTCACCGGGCCAGAGTACCAGCCGCTCATCCGGATCGAGGTGGAGCCCGGAAAGCAGCTGCCGTGCTGGCCTTCGGAGCCGGACTGGAAGCAGCTCGTGGACGGCGAGGCGTTGCGCAAGAAGCTGGCCGACCAGGGCCTGACCCTGGAGTCCGCCTGGTGTGCCCAGCAGGTCGGGGAGCGGACCTTGAGGTTGAACGAGGACTTCGACCTCGTGGTCTTCGGCATCTCCCTGGGGTCCATCCCGTCCCTCTGCGGGGAGCTGCTCAAGGCCGACAAGCGCTGGGCGGACATGGCGCGGGAGGTGAAGACCGTCCAGACGCAGGCCCTGCAGCTGTGGCTCACCTGTCCCATCGCGGTGCTGGGCTGGTCCGCGGGCCCCACCATCTCGACCGCGTACGTGGAGCCCTTCGACACCTGGGGGGACATGTCCCATCTGGTGAAGGTGGAGCAGGGAGGCACCGGTCCCGGCGCGCCCAAGAGCATCCATTACTTCTGCGGTGCGCTCCCGGACACGGTCCCCCTTCCCCCGCCCAGCGACATCGGCTTTCCGGCGCGCATGGCCCGGCAGGTGAAGCGCAACGCCATCCAGTGGATCATGACTCACCTGAAGGGGCTCTGGCCCCTGGTGAACCCCTCGGACGCGTCCTCCGGCATGGACTGGCGGCACCTGGCGGATCCATCCGACCGCACGGGCGAGTCACGGATGGATGCCCAGTACTGGCGGGCCAACATCGACCCCTCGGAGCGCTACGTCCTCTCCGTTCCCGGCTCCGCGCAATACCGCCTGCCGGCGGGAGGCTCCGGCTTCACGAACCTCTTCCTCGCCGGAGACTGGGTCCAGACGCGCCTGAACGCGGGCTGCGCCGAGGCCGCTGTCGAAGGCGGCCTCAACGCCGCGCGGGCGGTGCTCAAGCGCCATCCCCCGATGCCTTCCACACCTCCTGTCCCGGCCCCACGTTGA
- a CDS encoding GlyGly-CTERM sorting domain-containing protein (This protein contains a GlyGly-CTERM protein-sorting domain, as detected by TIGR03501. These domains are found at the C-terminus of secreted proteins in organisms that possess both rhombosortase, which is an intramembrane serine proteinase (see TIGR03902), and a type II secretion system (T2SS). In at least some cases, such as VesB from Vibrio cholerae, cleavage by rhombosortase is followed first by attachment of a glycerophosphoethanolamine-containing moiety, then by transport by the T2SS across the outer membrane and release into the medium in soluble form.): MGPAIHLLTRLLRLTGRQGLGVRLRAGDVAKRPPRRRGPLQEPTAQQAGGFQLERDVPDRRWLTLGGCFRERLRSSVPGGGGSLGWRWSFVLLPLALRQQRRRFILLPRALRRTRWRARGPWRFFRHRGHGRRGACVPGDDLQLDGLRRLATPDVGGRAPPQREEERRVQEPGHDEQEKQL; the protein is encoded by the coding sequence GTGGGCCCAGCCATCCACCTTCTGACGCGCCTCCTCCGCCTCACGGGCCGCCAGGGCCTTGGGGTCCGGCTCCGAGCCGGGGACGTTGCGAAGCGTCCGCCCCGTCGACGGGGGCCCCTTCAGGAGCCCACCGCCCAACAGGCCGGGGGGTTCCAGCTGGAGCGGGACGTCCCGGACCGGAGGTGGCTCACGCTCGGAGGGTGCTTCCGCGAGCGGCTCCGGAGCAGTGTTCCCGGTGGTGGCGGGAGCCTCGGCTGGAGATGGAGCTTCGTCCTTCTTCCGCTCGCGCTCCGTCAGCAGCGCCGGCGCTTCATCCTTCTCCCCCGCGCGCTCCGCCGGACGCGCTGGCGAGCGCGGGGGCCGTGGCGCTTCTTCAGGCACCGGGGGCACGGGCGGCGTGGGGCGTGCGTCCCGGGTGACGATCTCCAGCTCGACGGCCTGCGACGGCTCGCGACGCCGGACGTCGGCGGACGGGCTCCGCCACAGCGCGAAGAGGAGCGCCGCGTGCAGGAGCCCGGACACGACGAGCAGGAGAAGCAGCTGTGA
- a CDS encoding FAD-dependent oxidoreductase, protein MTKKRIAILGGGIGALTTAHELTRTPELRARYDVTIHSLGWRLGGKCASARNASQHQRIEEHGLHIWLGCYDNAFALMREVFQELARGPGEPLRNLEEAFLPQSFTPIGLGDGSTFFPLFWPPNANTPGRGGLFPSPWGAVTECLGVLKRIAGELLGTVQPAREKSFAQVAEVAEVAASSSVEDRLEQAHALAKNPGQGTPSDDDLDGILRNLEEAQGMLDPLRAAKGLRSAARNPRLRFLEDLLIVAGAAVRGVWALRDQGFNLDLIDGEDFRAWLVRNGAPARFMDLEQVSFLRALYDLPFAYRPNPGGQPVPDFAAGTALRCVIRICATYKQAVLFEMAAGMGEAVIAPLHEVLSRRGVKFEYFHKVKRLELSADKRDVARVRLGQQAALREPQKGYQPLIQIPIEGYSRPLASWPSEPLWEQLVDGERLRNERPDFESHWCTEPDASERVLERGVDFDDVVLAIPVGAFKALNAQDEALCQELIDASPRFKSMCEQLGQIPTLALQLWMTRDLKALGWDLPRPAANGLIEPVDVWADETHLLKMEGWPGGQAPRSLHYFCGPLNTDLHREPASHTQVPSLALNQVVDIATHWFSRNTATLWPKAVGPDGRALSPAALYGGAGTLREGLEAQYLRANVDPTECCTTSLTGSTAVRLDPGASGFRNLFLAGSWTRTGFNAECVEGTVMSGMRAAQALSGVKRDIVGWNFMGPKDT, encoded by the coding sequence ATGACGAAGAAGCGGATCGCGATTCTGGGCGGCGGCATCGGAGCCCTCACCACGGCCCATGAGCTGACGCGCACGCCGGAGCTGCGCGCGCGCTACGACGTCACCATCCATTCGCTGGGCTGGCGCCTGGGCGGCAAGTGCGCCAGCGCGCGCAATGCCAGCCAGCACCAGCGCATTGAAGAGCACGGCCTGCACATCTGGCTGGGGTGCTACGACAACGCCTTCGCGCTGATGCGGGAGGTGTTCCAGGAGCTGGCGCGCGGTCCGGGTGAGCCGCTGAGGAACCTGGAGGAGGCGTTCCTGCCCCAGTCGTTCACGCCCATTGGCCTGGGCGACGGCAGCACCTTCTTTCCTCTCTTCTGGCCTCCCAATGCCAACACGCCGGGCCGCGGTGGACTCTTCCCGTCGCCGTGGGGCGCCGTCACGGAATGCCTGGGCGTCCTCAAGCGAATCGCCGGAGAGCTCCTGGGGACGGTGCAGCCCGCCCGCGAGAAGTCCTTCGCGCAGGTGGCGGAGGTGGCGGAGGTCGCCGCCTCCTCCTCCGTGGAGGACCGCCTGGAGCAGGCCCACGCCCTGGCGAAGAACCCCGGACAGGGCACGCCGTCCGACGACGACCTCGACGGCATCCTGCGCAACCTCGAAGAGGCACAAGGGATGCTGGACCCCTTGCGCGCCGCGAAGGGCCTGCGCTCGGCCGCGAGAAACCCCCGGCTCCGCTTCCTGGAGGATCTGCTCATCGTGGCCGGGGCGGCCGTCCGCGGGGTCTGGGCGCTGAGGGACCAGGGCTTCAACCTGGACCTCATCGACGGCGAGGACTTCCGTGCCTGGCTGGTGCGCAATGGCGCGCCCGCGAGGTTCATGGACCTGGAGCAGGTGTCGTTCCTGCGCGCGCTGTACGACCTGCCCTTCGCCTACCGGCCGAATCCGGGCGGACAGCCGGTCCCCGACTTCGCGGCGGGGACCGCCCTGCGGTGTGTCATCCGCATCTGCGCCACGTACAAGCAGGCCGTGCTCTTCGAGATGGCCGCGGGCATGGGCGAGGCGGTCATCGCTCCGCTCCATGAGGTGCTGTCGCGTCGCGGGGTGAAGTTCGAGTACTTCCACAAGGTGAAGCGGTTGGAGCTGTCCGCGGACAAGCGGGACGTGGCCCGCGTGCGGCTGGGCCAGCAGGCCGCGCTGCGCGAGCCGCAGAAGGGCTACCAGCCGCTCATCCAGATTCCCATCGAAGGGTATTCGCGCCCGCTGGCCTCCTGGCCCTCGGAGCCGCTGTGGGAGCAGCTCGTGGACGGGGAGCGCCTGCGGAACGAGCGCCCGGACTTCGAGTCACACTGGTGCACCGAGCCCGATGCCTCCGAGCGGGTGCTCGAGCGCGGCGTGGACTTCGACGACGTGGTGCTCGCCATCCCGGTGGGCGCCTTCAAGGCGTTGAACGCGCAGGACGAAGCGCTCTGCCAGGAGCTCATCGACGCGAGCCCCCGCTTCAAGTCCATGTGCGAACAGCTGGGGCAGATCCCCACGCTCGCGCTCCAGCTCTGGATGACCCGCGACCTGAAGGCGCTGGGCTGGGACCTGCCGCGCCCGGCGGCCAACGGCCTCATCGAGCCGGTGGATGTGTGGGCGGACGAAACCCACCTGCTCAAGATGGAGGGCTGGCCCGGGGGACAGGCGCCCCGGTCGCTCCACTACTTCTGCGGACCGCTCAACACGGACCTCCATCGTGAGCCCGCGAGCCACACCCAGGTCCCCTCGCTCGCCTTGAACCAGGTGGTGGACATCGCCACGCACTGGTTCTCCCGCAACACCGCCACCCTCTGGCCCAAGGCCGTGGGGCCCGACGGACGCGCCCTGTCCCCGGCGGCCCTGTATGGCGGCGCCGGAACACTGAGGGAGGGGCTCGAGGCCCAGTACCTCCGCGCGAACGTGGACCCGACGGAGTGCTGCACCACCTCGCTGACGGGCAGCACGGCCGTGCGTCTGGACCCGGGCGCCTCCGGCTTCAGGAACCTGTTCCTGGCGGGCTCCTGGACGCGCACGGGCTTCAACGCCGAATGCGTGGAGGGCACGGTCATGTCGGGCATGCGGGCCGCGCAGGCCCTGAGCGGCGTGAAGCGGGACATCGTTGGCTGGAACTTCATGGGACCCAAGGACACCTGA
- a CDS encoding DUF2277 domain-containing protein — MCRSIKTLFNFEPPASDAEVRAAALQFVRKLSGTSAPSKANEEAFHRAVEDITETARRLMDSLVTTAPPRNRDMEAMKAKLRSAKRFAPR, encoded by the coding sequence ATGTGCCGGAGCATCAAGACGCTGTTCAACTTCGAGCCCCCCGCGTCCGACGCGGAGGTGCGGGCGGCGGCCCTGCAGTTCGTGCGGAAGCTGAGCGGCACCAGCGCCCCGTCCAAGGCGAACGAGGAGGCCTTCCACCGCGCCGTCGAGGACATCACCGAGACAGCGCGACGGCTGATGGACTCGCTGGTGACCACCGCCCCGCCGCGCAACCGAGACATGGAGGCCATGAAGGCAAAGCTGCGGTCCGCGAAGCGCTTCGCACCGCGCTGA
- a CDS encoding AAA family ATPase yields the protein MPAETRLQGVVLFVDVAGFTQLTERLSLRGLEGAELLSEVLNSYFGRMTDLITGHGGEVLFFAGDAALALWSAPAPSALPRLIALATQCARRVCQELYRFSPVPDVALMQRAAIGAGPLAFLELGGVEGRGLPLVAGPAITQLGLASRLGGPGQVVLSAESWALAGGQVDAVALEGGCGRVESVRQGDAGPGTPPLPTLDAALLGPYVPEVVLQRLRAGHGQWLAEFRPVSAVFIHLPEQDYLSPEALPRMQEVVTCCQHLLRRYQGHIYQLVMDDKGTCLIAAFGLPPSGQENEAAHAVEAAEALHHELTARGLQTSMGIATGRMFCGPFGSASRRQYTLLGNAMNLAARLMQDARGGILCDAATAEQARSRLEFEPLAPRQVKGRSEPVPVFRPRASAKRQRQAGRGVLVGREAQRQRLETQVRELLRGQGGVLVMQGEAGIGKSTLLEELARQAEAQGARVLRGAADAVERSTPYYAWRELLWQLVDGVPEEEGPALGARLLQGLAGDTRLLEWAPLLNLVLPVGLPENDITRSMAGEARAEGLQALLLALYERWARGTPAVLLLDDAHWLDSSSAALAASVARRASGLLLVVAARPLDDAEPSGAQLLVEWPGAVRLPLEKLSTDEISALLRRRLGVLGVAGEIVHFIVERAEGHPFYSEELALALKEEGLIERRGDTCQVAPGAGALSRIPFPDNVQAVVASRIDRLALHEQLALKTASVIGRVFSRDLLSSVYPVAEDRPRLPEGLHHLARVDLTRLERPEPELAYRFKHAITQEVSYNALLFRQRRQLHGEVARWYEQRGGEEPSEFYALLAHHYDRAEEVPKAIEYLERAGEAALRGFSSREAERFLRRASELAAKFPQHDDPHRRSVRELNLGHARHQQADYPQACEHYFRSLELRGWRAPRTRGGMVWSVLGHLFRQVAHRGWPSRFLDGARGARRADLLHAGAIYGELTKVAWYRGDVLALLHGTFTQLNLGEQTGSAPEIMPGAAGLAVALGLAGWHGLARSYLERALTLAGQGRHPASDALTYTQAAVYAIGAGFWDEARAHARKAGELLARLGDRNVWEGVRALEGYVHLSRGELDSALTCFDEAYASARSGTAQARIWARNGHLAALLPRGEVPEAMVAELKALVGVQSGTAESMAGHGLLAQAYLRRGALYEARASADTALRLLKEQQPMSSYVPFWGLVAMTHVYLELCEREGAGPQARELRLRAREACGLLRSFSRMFTLARAQAALCDGWYLALVGKARRAGRRLRDGIDVARRLQSPCDEALLHLELARRLEPAHPQRAQGLATAEQLFERCGARHGLLLARALGSHEVRLPAVPVSLPSSGVPHDEEADRDSGRRHRSPHHGP from the coding sequence ATGCCGGCGGAGACCCGGCTGCAGGGGGTGGTGCTCTTCGTGGACGTGGCTGGCTTCACGCAGCTCACCGAGCGTCTGTCGCTGCGGGGACTGGAGGGCGCGGAGCTGCTTTCGGAGGTGCTCAACAGCTACTTCGGGCGGATGACCGACCTCATCACCGGGCATGGCGGAGAGGTGTTGTTCTTCGCGGGGGACGCGGCGCTGGCGCTCTGGTCCGCCCCGGCGCCCTCCGCGCTGCCACGCCTCATCGCGCTCGCCACGCAGTGCGCCCGCAGGGTGTGTCAGGAGCTCTATCGCTTCTCTCCCGTGCCCGACGTGGCGCTCATGCAGCGCGCGGCGATTGGCGCGGGGCCGCTGGCATTCCTGGAGCTGGGCGGCGTGGAAGGCCGAGGGCTGCCCCTGGTCGCGGGCCCCGCCATCACCCAGCTGGGGCTGGCGAGCCGCCTGGGCGGCCCCGGGCAGGTCGTGCTCTCCGCTGAATCGTGGGCCCTGGCGGGAGGGCAGGTGGACGCGGTGGCGCTGGAGGGCGGGTGTGGGCGGGTGGAGTCGGTCCGCCAGGGGGATGCGGGGCCCGGGACGCCGCCACTGCCCACCCTGGATGCGGCCCTGCTGGGGCCCTACGTGCCGGAGGTCGTGCTCCAACGCCTGCGCGCGGGGCACGGCCAGTGGCTGGCGGAGTTCCGCCCTGTCTCCGCCGTGTTCATCCACCTGCCCGAGCAGGACTACCTGTCCCCGGAGGCGCTCCCGCGCATGCAGGAGGTCGTCACCTGCTGCCAGCACCTCCTGCGCCGCTACCAGGGGCACATCTACCAGCTGGTCATGGACGACAAGGGGACGTGCCTCATCGCCGCGTTCGGCCTGCCTCCGTCCGGACAGGAGAACGAGGCGGCGCACGCGGTGGAGGCCGCCGAGGCCCTGCACCACGAGCTGACGGCGCGGGGGCTCCAGACGTCCATGGGCATCGCCACGGGCCGCATGTTCTGCGGGCCCTTTGGCAGCGCGTCGCGGCGCCAGTACACGCTGCTGGGCAATGCCATGAACCTGGCGGCGAGGCTCATGCAGGACGCGCGCGGCGGCATCCTCTGCGACGCGGCGACCGCCGAGCAGGCCCGCTCCCGTCTGGAGTTCGAGCCCCTGGCGCCGCGACAGGTGAAGGGCCGCTCCGAACCGGTGCCCGTGTTCCGTCCGCGCGCCTCCGCGAAGCGGCAACGGCAGGCGGGCCGGGGCGTGCTCGTCGGGCGCGAGGCGCAGCGGCAGCGGCTGGAGACCCAGGTGCGCGAGCTCCTGCGGGGGCAGGGCGGTGTGCTCGTCATGCAGGGCGAAGCGGGCATCGGCAAGTCCACCCTGCTGGAGGAGCTGGCGCGTCAGGCGGAAGCCCAGGGGGCGCGGGTCCTGCGGGGGGCGGCCGACGCGGTGGAGCGCTCCACGCCCTACTACGCATGGCGGGAGCTGCTGTGGCAGCTGGTGGACGGAGTGCCGGAGGAGGAGGGCCCCGCGCTGGGCGCCCGGCTGCTTCAGGGGCTGGCGGGAGACACCCGGCTGCTGGAGTGGGCGCCCCTGCTCAACCTCGTCCTCCCCGTGGGATTGCCGGAGAACGACATCACCCGCAGCATGGCGGGCGAGGCCCGCGCGGAGGGACTCCAGGCGCTGCTGCTCGCGCTGTACGAGCGCTGGGCGCGGGGAACGCCCGCCGTGCTCCTGCTGGACGACGCGCACTGGTTGGACTCGAGCTCGGCGGCGCTGGCCGCGAGCGTGGCGCGGCGGGCCTCCGGGCTGCTGCTCGTGGTGGCGGCCCGGCCGCTGGATGACGCCGAGCCTTCCGGGGCGCAGCTGCTCGTGGAGTGGCCCGGCGCGGTGCGCCTTCCTTTGGAGAAGCTGTCCACCGATGAGATCTCCGCGCTCCTGCGCCGCCGCCTGGGCGTCCTGGGGGTGGCGGGGGAGATCGTCCACTTCATCGTGGAGCGCGCCGAGGGGCACCCGTTCTACAGCGAGGAGCTGGCGCTGGCCCTGAAGGAGGAGGGGTTGATTGAGCGGCGCGGAGACACCTGTCAGGTGGCCCCGGGCGCGGGGGCGCTGTCGCGCATCCCCTTTCCGGACAACGTGCAGGCGGTCGTCGCCAGCCGCATCGACCGGCTGGCCCTGCATGAACAGCTGGCCCTGAAGACCGCGAGCGTCATCGGACGGGTCTTCTCCCGCGACCTGCTGTCGTCCGTCTATCCGGTCGCGGAGGACCGGCCGCGGCTGCCCGAGGGGCTCCACCATCTGGCGCGCGTGGACCTGACGCGGCTGGAGCGGCCGGAGCCGGAGCTGGCCTACCGCTTCAAGCACGCCATCACGCAGGAGGTCTCCTACAACGCGCTGCTCTTCCGTCAGCGCCGGCAGCTGCACGGAGAGGTGGCCCGCTGGTACGAGCAGCGCGGGGGTGAGGAGCCGTCGGAGTTCTACGCGCTCCTGGCGCACCACTATGACCGCGCGGAGGAGGTCCCCAAGGCCATCGAGTATCTGGAGCGGGCGGGAGAGGCCGCCCTGCGGGGCTTCTCCAGCCGCGAGGCGGAGCGCTTCTTGCGTCGGGCCTCGGAGCTGGCCGCGAAGTTTCCCCAGCACGACGACCCGCACCGCCGCTCCGTGCGGGAGCTGAACCTGGGCCACGCCCGCCACCAGCAGGCGGACTACCCGCAGGCGTGCGAGCACTACTTCCGCTCGCTGGAGCTGCGCGGATGGCGCGCGCCCCGCACGCGGGGGGGCATGGTGTGGAGCGTGCTGGGACACCTGTTCCGGCAGGTGGCCCATCGCGGTTGGCCCTCGCGTTTCCTGGACGGGGCGCGGGGCGCGCGGCGCGCGGACCTGCTCCACGCGGGCGCCATCTATGGAGAGCTGACGAAGGTGGCCTGGTACCGGGGGGACGTGCTGGCGCTGCTGCACGGGACCTTCACCCAGCTCAACCTGGGGGAGCAGACCGGCTCCGCGCCCGAGATCATGCCCGGTGCGGCGGGGCTCGCCGTGGCCCTGGGGCTGGCGGGATGGCATGGGCTGGCGCGTTCCTACCTGGAGCGGGCCCTCACGCTGGCGGGGCAGGGCCGGCACCCGGCCTCGGACGCGCTCACGTACACGCAGGCCGCCGTCTACGCCATCGGGGCGGGCTTCTGGGACGAAGCCCGTGCGCACGCGCGGAAGGCGGGGGAGCTGCTGGCGCGCCTGGGGGACCGCAACGTGTGGGAGGGGGTCCGCGCGCTGGAAGGCTACGTGCACCTGTCCAGGGGCGAGCTGGACTCCGCGCTGACGTGCTTCGACGAAGCCTACGCCTCGGCGCGCAGCGGTACGGCCCAGGCGCGCATCTGGGCGCGCAACGGACACCTGGCCGCGCTGCTGCCCCGGGGCGAGGTGCCCGAGGCCATGGTGGCGGAGCTGAAGGCCCTGGTGGGGGTGCAGTCGGGGACGGCGGAGTCCATGGCGGGGCACGGGCTGCTGGCCCAGGCCTACCTGCGGCGGGGCGCGCTCTACGAGGCCCGCGCCAGCGCGGACACCGCCCTGCGCCTGCTGAAGGAACAGCAGCCCATGTCGTCCTACGTGCCCTTCTGGGGGCTCGTGGCGATGACGCACGTCTATCTGGAGCTGTGCGAGCGGGAGGGTGCGGGGCCGCAGGCGCGGGAGCTGCGGCTGCGTGCGCGCGAGGCCTGTGGGCTGCTCCGCTCCTTCAGTCGCATGTTCACCCTGGCCCGGGCCCAGGCCGCGCTGTGTGATGGTTGGTACCTGGCCCTGGTGGGGAAGGCGCGGCGGGCGGGGCGGAGGCTGCGGGACGGCATCGACGTCGCACGGCGGCTCCAGTCCCCCTGTGACGAGGCCCTGCTCCACCTGGAGCTGGCCCGGCGGCTGGAGCCCGCGCATCCCCAGCGCGCCCAGGGCCTGGCCACCGCGGAGCAGCTGTTCGAGCGGTGTGGCGCGCGGCACGGGCTCCTGCTCGCGCGGGCGCTGGGCTCCCACGAAGTGCGTCTGCCCGCAGTGCCGGTTTCCCTTCCCTCCAGCGGAGTCCCCCATGACGAAGAAGCGGATCGCGATTCTGGGCGGCGGCATCGGAGCCCTCACCACGGCCCATGA
- a CDS encoding LLM class flavin-dependent oxidoreductase codes for MRLDIFSEMQHPKERWSGPDHEHQLIQETLEQARLADEMGYGVWWQVEHHTAVEFSYSSAPEIMLTAIARSTKNLHVGHSSVLAPTRFNHPIRVAERAAFIDHLSGGRFQLGLARSTIPEWRTFNIEPDSTRGQMQQAFELIPKLWTQDKVSWDGPDLRLKDVSVIPKPYRKPHPPLWQACSSPASFEQAGRNGVGALGVTLWASPEEVAEMIHIYREALRTRCEPVGAFVNDQVAFFTFVHCADSEREAMENGAAKAAAWYTSGSFTFFEAKDAFVKTAAELEVLAKDPAGGGLTGQYLRKKDPNAPQSQAQRLLGRIMGGEQVPDEQVWEVLSAQDSLIVGTQDQVRAGLKRYQALGIDALMSFHQVGALAHDKVLKSIRLTGELIPEFRTPAAP; via the coding sequence ATGCGGCTCGACATTTTTTCGGAGATGCAGCACCCGAAGGAGCGCTGGAGCGGTCCGGACCACGAACACCAGCTCATCCAGGAGACGCTGGAGCAGGCGCGGCTGGCGGACGAGATGGGCTACGGCGTCTGGTGGCAGGTGGAGCACCACACCGCCGTGGAGTTCAGCTACAGCTCCGCGCCGGAGATCATGCTCACCGCCATCGCGCGGAGCACGAAGAACCTGCACGTCGGACACTCGTCGGTGCTGGCGCCCACGCGCTTCAACCATCCCATCCGGGTCGCGGAGCGCGCGGCCTTCATCGACCACCTGAGCGGGGGCCGCTTCCAGCTGGGACTGGCGCGCAGCACCATCCCGGAGTGGCGCACCTTCAACATCGAGCCCGACTCCACGCGCGGGCAGATGCAGCAGGCCTTCGAGCTGATTCCGAAGCTGTGGACGCAGGACAAGGTGTCCTGGGACGGGCCGGACCTGCGGCTCAAGGACGTCAGCGTCATCCCCAAGCCGTACCGCAAGCCGCATCCGCCGCTGTGGCAGGCGTGCTCCAGCCCCGCGTCCTTCGAACAGGCGGGGCGCAACGGCGTGGGCGCGCTGGGCGTGACGCTCTGGGCCTCTCCGGAGGAGGTGGCGGAGATGATCCACATCTACCGCGAGGCCCTGCGCACGCGCTGCGAGCCGGTGGGCGCGTTCGTCAACGACCAGGTCGCCTTCTTCACCTTCGTGCACTGCGCGGACAGCGAGCGCGAGGCGATGGAGAACGGCGCCGCGAAGGCCGCCGCCTGGTACACCAGCGGGTCGTTCACCTTCTTCGAGGCGAAGGACGCGTTCGTGAAGACGGCCGCGGAGCTGGAGGTGCTGGCGAAGGACCCGGCGGGCGGTGGCCTGACGGGCCAGTACCTGCGCAAGAAGGACCCGAACGCGCCGCAGTCCCAGGCGCAGCGCCTCCTGGGCCGCATCATGGGCGGTGAGCAGGTCCCGGACGAGCAGGTCTGGGAGGTGCTGAGCGCGCAGGACTCGCTCATCGTCGGGACCCAGGACCAGGTGCGCGCGGGGCTCAAGCGCTACCAGGCGCTGGGCATCGACGCGCTCATGTCCTTCCACCAGGTGGGCGCGCTGGCGCACGACAAGGTCCTGAAGAGCATCCGGCTCACGGGCGAGCTCATTCCGGAGTTCAGGACACCGGCCGCGCCGTAG